caatcCCTCAGGACCAGTAACCAGGTGAGCCACAactgaagagaaagaaggggcTGGAAGATGCGGTCACTCTGTGCCCCGACCCTTTCAAAGCCAATGTCCAGTGGACATCAAGGAAGATGCCCCAGATGAGAACAGCAAGGCTGATTCCTTACAGCGCACCGTATTGGGGGATCCCACGACACTTGGGTGTGGCCGAGacccagaggcaggcaggggagtgggagactCCACAGTGGAAGGGGGCTCAGGCAccctgctgggggctgggggcggggagctaGAGCAGCGGTATCCTTGCGATTGGGAAAGGGAACGTGCTGGCTTTCTCCGAAGGGCCCTGCCTTGGAAGGGGGGCGGGCAGTAAGCAGGAAAGCTGGTGGTTTGGGCCAGTTGTGACTGGGGTCGTTTGTGGCTCTCCGAGCTGTGTGCTGCGGGTTCTCGACCTCAGTTCCGTCTTTGTAGATAGTCCGCTGTTGTCCATCCTGTATCAGTCCGTGTGTCTTGATCTTTTGCAGGCTGAGGGTGGTTTTCTTCTCCGGAGACCGGAGGCAGATTCCCAGGGCTGGATTCCCAGGTGGTGCCCATGGAGTctggccctggggagggaggcgtGGCTCTGGCCATCCCCCCACTGAGGCCCAGTGAGAAGTTCCACCTGTTCGTGAGCTACAGCAGCGTGGACGCCACCTGGACCCACGGGCTCATCAGCCGCCTGGAGGCGGACCTCGCGGGGCTGAAGGTCTGCCTGCACGAGCGGGACTTCACCCCGGGGCGGAATGTGCTGGAGAACATGGCGGAGTGTATCCAGCAGAGCCAGAAGGTGCTGCTGGTGCTGAGCCAGGACTTCGTGCAGAGCCGGTGGTGCCTCCTGGAGGCCGACCTGTCGCTCTTCGGCTCCTGCCTGGAGAGGAAGCCGGTCATCCCGGTCCTGCTGAGGCCCTGCCAGGTCCCGCTGCACCTCAGCCACCTAACGTACCTGGAGGCGGCAGACAGCCACTTCTACCGCAAAGTGGTGCAGCTCCTGCTCTTGCCCAACCACCGCCTGGCCCGCTCCCTGCCCGCCCGGCGCCCCGCCGCCTCCCTGTACAGCGGGAAGAGCCTCCTGACCCTGAACTGCGTCAACAGGGACAGTCTGCCCTCGTGGAAGGTGGGCACCTTCAGCACCCTGGGCGTCCCCGACCCCCTGAAGGAGGTGCTGGAGGACCCTGAGGTGTACAGGCGAGCCGTGGGCATCCTCAACGGGGTGCGGTCCCCCAGGTCCTGCCTCCGCTACCTGGGCTGCAGGGTCACGCTGGCCGTCTTCCTGTTTCTTGTGGCCTTggccctgctctccctgcccctgatCATGGGCTTCCTGGAAAACACCCCAGCTCAGCGCTTCTTCCTCATCTCTGCCAACCTattcttctgcccctcttcttcgTGTTAGGAGTGAACACCCTGTGCTGGTTCAGGAGGTTCTCCAAGAAGATGATGCAGGAACTGGTGCTCAGGGTGGGGGAGGCCAACCTCCTGCTGGCGCCCCACTCGCTGCTGATGGGCTGCGACACCATGAACAAGCTGCACTTCGTGTACGTGCTGCTGGGCGACTGCAGGCGGGTCTTCCTGGAGGCGGCGGAGGGCGAGGCCCTGTTCCGGGAGGCCCTGCTGCGCTTCTCCTGCAGCTACGCCTGCTGCGTGGCGCACGCGTACTTCCCCGCCTGCGACGAGGCGCACAGAGCCCGCGGCCACCTCGAGCTGGGCCTGTGCTTCTGCCAGTTCGTGTCCTTGCAGCTGCAGACGCGCCAGGGGCGTGAGGTTGACCCCGTGTGACGCCAGCGCCCCCCGTCGGACGTCCGGCCGCCCCTCTGCCGGCCCTGCGGACCAGGCCTCGATGAGGTGCGTAGGGGACCCTCCCCTGTGGCCCAGACCTTCGCCCGCAGGCCCCACACCAGCCCGAGGACCCCGCAGCCTGCTCTGAAGGCAGATAGGGGCTGGGGAGAGCGGCAGGCTGGCCTGTGACCCCAGGTGTCCTCAGGACGTGGCCTGCTCCTCCGAGGAAATGCTCACTGCCTCTCTCTGGACGGCTCGTTGGCGTCCAGGGGCCGGGACAGAACCCGCGGGCTCGTTGTGGCCCCGCCCTGAGCAGCCCTTCCAGGCACCTGCCCCTCAGACTGGAGCATGGAGGGAGGCCAGgccagcctccaggactggggGCCGTCCGCCCTTCACCGCCAgggcgacacacacacacatagacacccACACACCCCCCGcctctcccgcccctcccccccactgtcTACCCCGAGGGCCTGTGGGGCCGCCGCCGCCATCCCCGGCCCCAGGAGGCCTCCGTTCCTCCTCAGCGTGGACACCCATCAGACCTGGGGCCGCAGCGCCACCTGCTGGTGCCGTGTCCTCCATCCGGAGATCAGTGCCTGGCGCAGACGATCTTCCTCCCGAGAATGAGAGGCCTCCGCAGACAGGAACCTGAAAAATGTGAACTGGTTCTGGATATGGGGACACAACAGCTAGTGTCCTGGCCAAGCTGCACATCCACCCCGTGACCACCTTGTGTCAGCCCTGTGTCCGTCCGCCCTGTACCTGCCCGTGTCTGCCCACCCTGTGTCCACCCTGTACCCTCCCCGTGCCCACCCAGCAGTGAGACCTTTGCACCTCACGCCCGCGCCTCTGTGAGCCCCAGTCAGGGTCTGCAGACCCTCGGCCCCAGCAGCACACCAGGGCAGGACTTCAGACAAGAGGAGTGGCCCCGGGGCACTGCCTCAGCTCCTCTGTCTGTAAAAGAGCAGCTGGCAGGTGATGACAGATTTGAAGTTGGCGCTGGGTGTTCCCGGCAGCCCTGGGGAGCCCTCCGCCCGCGGCCAGGTGCTGCTCCGGTTTGCAGCCTCACATCCATCTTGTGTGACCAGTGGCCCTCGGGGCCTGATGCCACCCCTTGTCTCTCCCATGAGCGCAGGCCCCAGACCACAGCCACCAGACGACAAGCAAATGAAGGCCCGGCTCTGACTCCCTAGCAGCCCTTGCAGCCAACAGTGTGCCTGCCTCCCAAGACCTCCTCTTATGCACCCCTTAGAGCAGACCCCCACCCTGCACCATGGATCCTACCAAAACCCCGCTCTTTGGGTTTGAACGAACCAATGTGGTCCTAGCTCAGGAACCCAAAGCACTCCACCCAGAGACCCTGGCAGAGGCCGGAGTCTCAGATCCTGTCTACACCCTGCCTTGATGTGGTCTCTCCAGGCGCGCGTGCACTTCCTCCAGGACTTGTGAGCCACCGACTTCTCTATTTCAACTTGTCTTGTGCAAGAACAGCAGGTCTTGTGATCTGTTGAAGTACAGCTCACCACCCAGCAGCCTGCACACACTGAACACGTGTTAACTGGACACAGAGGCTGGACTGCTCACCTGTGTCCCGAGGCCAGGACTGCACGGGGAGGGTCCCCCTTGAGAGGAGCAGAAAAGGGAGGGGCTCTGGTCACGGGGACAGTGTAAGCAAAGGCACAAGGCAGGACCCCAGGTCACAGGAGAAACTACCAAGTAGGGGATGGTCCTGTGAACCCCAGGGCTCGCTGGGTGGCTTTGGGCGCTGGAACTTTCTTGGGGGCAGTGCTTGGCATCAGGATCCGTTCCAAGGGGTCCCAGCACCTTGACGGACCTTGAGAGGCCTTCAGTCTCGGCCATGTCCGAAGCAGGGGGCATAGCCTGGGCCCCAGGCTGAGAAAGAGCCTCCCAGGAGCAGCCCCACAGATGCAGCATGGGGTGAGGACACAACAGGCCCATCCATACCCACTCTGCCGCTCTGGGCACAGGTGGCCCCCACGAACACTGACGGGCCTACTCTAGGCCACAGCAGCTGCACCCGCTGTGGCTGCGGATCCGCTCGATGCCTAGAACGTGGCTGTGCCAGCAGGTGCACGAATGCTGCATGGAGCTAGGTGACCAGCCAGGCCTTTTGGGACCTGGACTCCCGGCTGCAGCACAGAAACCCTGGGGGACAGTGGCTGGGGGCCTGTGGGCTGAGGCCTAGCCGTGTGCCCGGGCGCCCACATGTACACACAGCCCCTCCACTCCTCGGGCAAACCATGTGCTGACAGTGTATTCCTACCCCCACGGTGCTGTGTGGCCCAGAGACAGCAGAAGGACAAAAAGAGATGCCTGTCCCTTCAAAAGGCCATGATATTTCAAGTCATGAAACACCACATTTGTGAGCACAATAAAGAGAAAGGTttaaattaaccatttttaaggcttatttattttgagggagacagagtggggaaaggctagagagagagggggagagagaacatgagcaggggagaggcggagagagggagagagagaatcccaagcaggctccacgccgtcagcgcagagcccgactcggggcttgatcccatggaccgtgagattgtggcctgagccgaaatctccAGTCAGaggctcacccgactgagcccccgggaGCCCTTACGGGAACCATTTTGCAGGATCGTTGATCTTTTCCTCGAGCTGTGGGAAATCCAAGTCTCTTTCAGATCCTGCCGACTCGGTATTCCGAGCCTCTGCTGGGGTCCGGCGGTGTCAGGCCGGCAGGGGGGTACCGTACAGCCGGGGGAACGGCACCCCCAGTGCCCGCTGTGGAGCAGGGTCTGGAGCTGGCTGTCCCCCGCCATGCCCGCCAGCATCTATCCCCaggactgcgccatccaggcctGTGGCTCCAGAGTGCCAGCACCCCAGCTGACCGCCCGGCAGCCTGGACACAGGGCTGTCCCAAGTCACGCTGCGTGCCCTGACCCCTGTCCTGACCCAGGCCAGCAGTCGGTGGTCAGGGGGTTTGATGAGGCCCTGTCCTCAGGCTGCTGGAGTTCCCATCCCCAGGCACACCTTTGCGCCCAGAAGCAGTGGTCTCCACGTGGAGAGAGGGGAGGCCACTGCGTGCCCCACCTCCGCTGTCCACCCCAGGGCAGCCCCT
This genomic stretch from Prionailurus bengalensis isolate Pbe53 chromosome D2, Fcat_Pben_1.1_paternal_pri, whole genome shotgun sequence harbors:
- the LOC122493415 gene encoding uncharacterized protein LOC122493415, with product MESGPGEGGVALAIPPLRPSEKFHLFVSYSSVDATWTHGLISRLEADLAGLKVCLHERDFTPGRNVLENMAECIQQSQKVLLVLSQDFVQSRWCLLEADLSLFGSCLERKPVIPVLLRPCQVPLHLSHLTYLEAADSHFYRKVVQLLLLPNHRLARSLPARRPAASLYSGKSLLTLNCVNRDSLPSWKVGTFSTLGVPDPLKEVLEDPEVYRRAVGILNGVRSPRSCLRYLGCRVTLAVFLFLVALALLSLPLIMGFLENTPAQRFFLISANLFFCPSSSC